The Thermus brockianus genome window below encodes:
- a CDS encoding BamA/OMP85 family outer membrane protein: MKRLLTLAFLGFLALAAPLKDVVVEGGDPVLQALARAALPFGVGDEPGDLEEARKAILATGYFRDVTVRLEGDVLKVTLTPYPPIAEVRVEGKAFPQENLLRFLEENFAIGKEAIYNPLRAQEAAQALAGAYRQNGFPFTPKVTVETKEQGGGILLTFRVEESPEVKEVRLEGVSLLSQTELLKLLEPLKGPFDFAKYQEALGGIAGRYERAGYRFSGPDLQESRLENGVLSVRVRELKVIRVEGEGLDLSAFPLKPGDYLNYNALLEGVQALSKGLSRVVNFNLVPEGDGVVVALQVGPEGGVIQRVEIRGNTAFPTETLLGLLRLKPGEVYTPALAQEDARRLAGFYQERGYEVADVRYRFQEGSFQLEVVELKIGGYRLEWQEGHRTQEEVILRELPKPGSLFSVQALRQGIARLLATGLLAEPPAVRLSPGDKEDEITVVLGLKEARTGLFQPAIGWSSLEGWSGSLTFKEINLFGLAHQAAVELSWIQNDARDNLSFSASYTIPWLYLDVADLKEVRTSLSFSGYSIPVGNNILYDGSTDTGWQYTERRSGFGLSVSRPFSKDLPNLRFSLGVAAQRLRYGLEIYDGSAPCNPSAGPSDPAYCDGTGYKDVNLAQSLLPTPAWNLRLDTGLSYIQVDNPRFRTQGYELSLTSGIGLAFPDTGGRQAYVPLVTTGKTYFPLSEDRRHALAFRISAGTFLGSPPQSERFYLSGGGAEAFLLRGYDERKYSGLSFATGSVEYRYDFNLSPQGGTNLYGIVFADTGLTDNTQGLKWGVGIGLQLDLDVLGVLLPSLRLDYAFSPEKPTGILHFRIGPMF; the protein is encoded by the coding sequence ATGAAGCGCCTCCTTACCCTAGCCTTCCTAGGCTTTCTCGCCCTGGCTGCTCCCCTAAAGGACGTGGTGGTGGAGGGGGGAGACCCCGTCCTCCAGGCCCTGGCCCGGGCCGCCCTGCCCTTTGGCGTGGGGGACGAGCCCGGGGACCTGGAGGAGGCCAGGAAGGCCATCCTGGCCACGGGCTACTTCCGGGACGTGACGGTGCGCCTCGAGGGGGACGTCCTCAAGGTCACCCTCACCCCCTACCCCCCCATCGCCGAGGTCCGGGTGGAGGGGAAGGCCTTCCCCCAAGAAAACCTCCTCCGCTTCCTAGAGGAGAACTTCGCCATCGGCAAGGAGGCCATCTACAACCCCCTGAGGGCCCAGGAGGCGGCCCAGGCCCTGGCGGGGGCCTACCGGCAAAACGGCTTCCCCTTCACCCCCAAGGTGACGGTGGAAACCAAGGAGCAGGGGGGCGGTATCCTCCTCACCTTCCGGGTGGAGGAAAGCCCCGAGGTGAAGGAGGTGCGCCTGGAAGGGGTTTCCCTCCTTTCCCAAACCGAACTCCTCAAGCTCCTGGAACCCTTGAAGGGCCCCTTTGACTTCGCCAAGTACCAGGAGGCCCTCGGGGGCATCGCCGGGCGCTACGAGCGGGCGGGCTACCGCTTTAGCGGCCCTGACCTCCAGGAAAGCCGCCTGGAAAACGGGGTCCTAAGTGTCCGGGTGCGCGAGCTCAAGGTGATCCGGGTGGAAGGGGAAGGCCTGGACCTCTCGGCTTTCCCCCTAAAGCCCGGGGACTACCTGAACTATAACGCCCTCCTGGAAGGGGTGCAGGCCCTTTCCAAGGGGCTTTCCCGGGTGGTGAACTTCAACCTGGTGCCCGAGGGGGACGGGGTCGTCGTAGCCCTCCAAGTGGGGCCCGAAGGGGGGGTGATCCAACGGGTGGAAATTCGGGGAAACACTGCCTTCCCCACGGAAACCCTCCTCGGCCTCCTCCGCCTCAAGCCCGGGGAGGTCTACACCCCCGCCCTGGCCCAGGAGGACGCAAGGCGCCTCGCCGGCTTCTACCAGGAAAGGGGCTACGAGGTGGCGGACGTGCGCTACCGCTTCCAGGAGGGTAGCTTCCAGCTGGAGGTGGTGGAGCTCAAGATCGGGGGCTACCGCCTGGAGTGGCAGGAAGGCCACCGCACCCAGGAGGAGGTGATCCTGCGGGAACTCCCCAAGCCGGGAAGCCTCTTCTCCGTCCAAGCCCTCCGCCAAGGCATCGCCCGCCTCCTGGCCACCGGGCTCCTCGCCGAGCCCCCCGCCGTGCGCCTCTCGCCCGGGGATAAGGAGGACGAGATCACCGTGGTCCTTGGCCTCAAGGAAGCCCGCACCGGGCTCTTTCAACCCGCTATCGGCTGGAGCTCCTTGGAGGGGTGGTCGGGAAGCCTTACCTTCAAGGAGATCAACCTCTTCGGCCTAGCCCACCAGGCAGCGGTGGAGCTATCCTGGATACAGAACGACGCCCGGGACAACCTTTCCTTCTCGGCCAGTTACACCATCCCCTGGCTTTACCTGGATGTAGCGGACTTAAAGGAGGTGCGCACCTCCCTCTCCTTCAGCGGTTATTCCATCCCCGTGGGCAACAACATCCTCTACGACGGCAGCACGGACACGGGATGGCAGTATACGGAAAGACGGAGTGGCTTCGGCCTGAGCGTTTCACGACCTTTCTCTAAAGATTTACCCAACTTACGGTTTTCTTTGGGAGTTGCCGCCCAAAGGCTTAGATACGGCCTGGAAATTTACGACGGTAGCGCCCCCTGCAACCCCTCCGCCGGCCCTTCGGACCCCGCCTACTGCGACGGAACCGGGTACAAGGACGTGAACCTCGCCCAAAGTCTCCTGCCCACACCTGCCTGGAACCTTCGCCTAGACACTGGCCTCTCCTACATCCAGGTGGACAACCCCCGCTTCCGTACCCAAGGGTACGAGCTAAGCCTCACCTCAGGTATCGGCCTCGCCTTCCCGGACACGGGAGGCCGGCAAGCCTATGTTCCTCTCGTGACTACGGGGAAGACCTATTTCCCCCTCTCGGAAGACCGGCGCCATGCCCTTGCTTTCCGCATCTCGGCTGGTACCTTCCTCGGATCCCCTCCCCAGAGCGAGCGCTTCTACCTTTCAGGCGGCGGAGCTGAGGCTTTCCTCCTTAGGGGCTATGACGAGCGCAAATATAGCGGCCTCTCCTTCGCAACGGGCTCGGTGGAGTACCGCTACGACTTCAACCTTTCGCCCCAAGGAGGGACAAACCTTTACGGCATCGTGTTTGCCGACACAGGCCTTACCGATAACACCCAGGGCCTAAAGTGGGGGGTAGGGATCGGCCTGCAACTGGACTTGGATGTCTTGGGCGTTCTCCTCCCCTCCTTGCGGCTGGACTACGCCTTCAGCCCGGAGAAGCCCACGGGCAT
- a CDS encoding YggS family pyridoxal phosphate-dependent enzyme, with product MGLPEVLERIAAACRRAGRDPGEVRLVAVTKGRTPEEIREKVLRYGDFPLGESRVQEALKKMEVLRAEWHLIGHLQRNKAKFAPRFALIHSLDSFRLAEALEGVGAKAGKRLRVLVEVNLGREPQKHGVLEEELPELLARVRELEHLEVLGLMTVPPVGPEGVVRPLFRKLSQLADRFGLPERSMGMSDDYVWAVEEGATLVRIGRALFVD from the coding sequence ATGGGGCTTCCCGAGGTCCTGGAGCGGATCGCCGCCGCCTGCCGGAGGGCGGGGCGGGACCCTGGCGAGGTGCGCCTGGTGGCGGTGACCAAGGGGCGCACCCCGGAGGAGATCCGGGAGAAGGTCCTCCGCTACGGGGACTTCCCCTTGGGGGAGAGCCGGGTGCAGGAGGCCCTGAAGAAGATGGAGGTTCTCCGGGCGGAGTGGCACCTCATCGGCCACCTGCAGCGCAACAAGGCCAAGTTCGCCCCCCGCTTCGCCCTCATCCACTCCCTGGACTCCTTTCGCCTGGCGGAGGCTCTGGAGGGGGTGGGGGCCAAGGCGGGAAAGCGGCTTAGGGTCTTGGTGGAGGTGAACCTGGGCCGGGAGCCGCAGAAGCACGGGGTTTTGGAGGAGGAGCTGCCCGAGCTCCTCGCCCGGGTGCGGGAGCTGGAGCACCTGGAGGTCCTGGGCCTCATGACCGTGCCCCCTGTAGGCCCTGAGGGGGTGGTGCGCCCTCTCTTCAGGAAGCTTTCCCAACTTGCCGACCGCTTTGGCCTTCCCGAGCGCTCCATGGGCATGTCGGACGATTACGTCTGGGCGGTGGAGGAGGGGGCTACCCTGGTGCGGATTGGGCGGGCCCTTTTTGTAGACTGA
- a CDS encoding acylphosphatase, which produces MPRLVALVKGRVQGVGYRAFAQKKALELGLSGYAENLPDGRVEVVAEGPEEALQAFLHHLKQGPRLARVDEVEVQWAEATGLKGFYVY; this is translated from the coding sequence ATGCCGCGCCTGGTGGCCTTGGTGAAGGGAAGGGTGCAAGGGGTGGGGTACAGGGCCTTCGCCCAGAAGAAGGCCCTGGAACTGGGCCTTTCCGGCTATGCGGAAAACCTACCGGACGGCCGCGTGGAGGTGGTGGCGGAAGGCCCCGAGGAGGCGCTTCAGGCCTTCCTCCACCACCTCAAGCAAGGCCCCCGCCTCGCCCGGGTGGACGAGGTGGAGGTGCAGTGGGCCGAGGCGACCGGGCTAAAGGGGTTTTACGTGTACTGA
- the hflX gene encoding GTPase HflX, producing MEKIFGRTEGLKKSELKKLSNLYRRRVPPERVVTPELAQALALLSAEVGRPLSLLLDREGRVVRVGVGDAKELPIPEGARAERRLSGFRLLHTHLSPGGLSRPDLSVLFLNRLDSIAALEVEEGRPTTLHLAFLSPPKALEEDWRIFPPRPYFQYLDLDHRKEVEALEEELARQARVRELQDGSGERAILVGVDLGEGPEAEAGLKELAELTRTAGGVPVKKVLVYRKALDPRYLVGLGKLEELKSLAYHENASTLIFGLELSPAQAREIERATGLKVLDRTQLILDIFALHAKTPEAQAQVELAQLKYLLPRLVGKGKELSRLGGGIGTRGPGETKLEVDRRRLQERIAHLSRKLEEYAKRREEARRQRKRRGVPLIAVVGYTNAGKTTLLQALARGGEPGEDKLFATLRPLTRRGFLPGVGEVLFTDTVGFIRKMPEELLTAFRATLEEVREADLLVHVLDASEEGALERYRVVEALLGELGVEAPRVLALAKADRAAPYDLYYLKERLGGVPVSALKGTGLPELKAALAEALLQAGARPQAWAQYT from the coding sequence TTGGAGAAGATCTTCGGTAGGACGGAAGGGCTCAAGAAGAGTGAGCTTAAAAAGCTTTCCAACCTGTACCGCCGCCGGGTACCCCCGGAGCGGGTTGTTACCCCTGAGCTGGCCCAGGCCCTGGCCCTCCTTTCGGCCGAGGTGGGCCGCCCCCTAAGCCTCCTTCTGGACCGGGAGGGCCGGGTGGTGCGGGTGGGGGTGGGGGACGCCAAGGAGCTTCCCATCCCCGAGGGGGCGAGGGCGGAGCGCAGGCTTTCCGGCTTCCGCCTCCTCCACACCCACCTCTCCCCCGGGGGGCTTTCCCGGCCCGACCTTTCCGTGCTCTTCCTAAACCGGCTGGATAGCATCGCCGCCTTGGAGGTGGAGGAGGGAAGGCCCACCACGCTTCACCTGGCCTTCCTCTCCCCGCCCAAGGCGCTGGAGGAGGACTGGCGCATCTTTCCCCCTAGGCCTTACTTCCAGTACCTGGATTTGGATCACCGCAAGGAGGTGGAGGCCCTGGAGGAGGAGCTCGCCCGCCAGGCCCGGGTGCGGGAGCTTCAGGACGGGAGTGGGGAGCGGGCCATCCTGGTGGGGGTGGACCTGGGGGAAGGCCCCGAGGCGGAGGCGGGCCTAAAGGAGCTTGCCGAGCTCACCCGCACCGCCGGGGGCGTGCCGGTGAAGAAGGTCCTGGTTTACCGCAAGGCCCTGGACCCGCGCTATCTGGTGGGGCTTGGCAAGCTGGAGGAGCTCAAAAGCCTGGCCTACCACGAAAACGCCTCCACCCTCATCTTCGGCCTGGAGCTTTCCCCCGCCCAGGCCCGGGAGATAGAAAGGGCCACGGGGCTTAAGGTCCTGGACCGCACCCAGCTCATCCTGGACATCTTCGCCCTCCACGCCAAGACCCCCGAGGCCCAGGCCCAGGTGGAGCTAGCCCAGCTAAAGTACCTCCTGCCCCGCCTGGTGGGGAAGGGGAAGGAGTTGAGCCGGCTTGGGGGTGGGATCGGCACCCGGGGCCCGGGGGAGACCAAGCTGGAGGTGGACCGGAGGCGCCTCCAGGAGCGAATCGCCCACCTGAGCCGCAAGCTGGAGGAGTACGCCAAAAGGCGGGAGGAGGCAAGGAGGCAAAGGAAGCGCCGGGGGGTGCCCCTCATCGCCGTGGTGGGCTACACCAACGCCGGGAAGACCACCCTCCTCCAGGCCCTGGCCCGGGGCGGGGAGCCGGGGGAGGACAAGCTCTTCGCCACCCTCCGCCCCCTGACCCGCCGGGGCTTTTTGCCCGGGGTGGGGGAGGTGCTCTTCACGGACACCGTGGGCTTCATCCGGAAGATGCCGGAGGAGCTCCTCACGGCCTTCCGGGCCACCCTCGAGGAGGTGCGGGAGGCGGACCTCTTGGTCCACGTCCTGGACGCTTCCGAGGAGGGGGCTTTGGAGCGGTACCGGGTGGTGGAGGCCCTCCTCGGGGAGCTTGGGGTGGAGGCCCCGCGCGTTCTCGCCCTTGCCAAGGCGGACCGGGCGGCCCCTTACGACCTCTACTACCTAAAGGAGCGGCTTGGGGGGGTGCCGGTTTCCGCCCTGAAGGGCACGGGGCTTCCCGAACTCAAGGCGGCCTTGGCCGAGGCGCTCCTTCAGGCCGGGGCCAGGCCCCAGGCCTGGGCTCAGTACACGTAA
- a CDS encoding YdcF family protein translates to MRWLWLAPFLLPALAQGDYAWIVVLGAAQYGGRPSPALERRLEAALSLYQKGLAPRIAVAGGRAPGDRWSEGEVGCRYLKARGVPEKALLCETQSQNTYENLLFLRPHLTGPVLLVTDAPHLPRALFLARLLGIRAQGHPVPGPYPLGYWAREALYRLWLYLGLRPLPRRLKPLPSAARIPDTLPKAP, encoded by the coding sequence GTGCGCTGGCTTTGGCTCGCCCCTTTCCTCCTTCCCGCCCTAGCCCAAGGGGACTACGCCTGGATCGTGGTCCTGGGGGCGGCCCAGTACGGGGGCAGGCCCTCCCCCGCCTTGGAGCGCCGCCTCGAGGCCGCCCTCTCCCTCTACCAAAAGGGCCTCGCCCCCCGGATCGCCGTGGCCGGGGGCAGGGCCCCGGGGGACCGGTGGAGCGAAGGGGAGGTGGGCTGCCGCTACCTGAAGGCCAGGGGGGTGCCCGAGAAAGCCCTCCTCTGCGAGACGCAAAGCCAAAACACCTACGAGAACCTCCTCTTCCTGAGGCCCCACCTCACGGGCCCCGTCCTCCTGGTCACCGACGCCCCCCACCTTCCCCGGGCGCTCTTCCTGGCCCGGCTTCTGGGTATAAGGGCCCAGGGCCACCCCGTGCCCGGCCCCTACCCCTTGGGTTATTGGGCGCGGGAAGCCCTCTACCGCCTCTGGCTTTACCTGGGCCTAAGGCCCCTTCCCCGGAGGCTTAAGCCTCTTCCAAGCGCCGCAAGGATTCCAGATACCCTTCCAAAAGCCCCTTGA
- a CDS encoding purine-nucleoside phosphorylase, with protein sequence MAGMGVYEKIQEAVAYIRSKTNFTPEVGVVLGSGLGPLAEEVEKVAEIPYGEIPHFPRSTAPGHAGRLVLGHLEGKRVLVYQGRVHYYEGYSAEEVVFPVRVGFFLGAKTFLLTSAAGGLNPRFRAGGIMLHLDYINFAGANPLRGPNDERLGPRFPVMFEAYDPGLVDLARRVARAQDLHLFEGVYAWFMGPSFASRAELRMLRELGADAIGMSTVPEVIALRHLGARVLGLSTITDMAVPEREHHATEEEVLKVAAETGPVFRRYVRGILAAL encoded by the coding sequence ATGGCGGGGATGGGCGTCTACGAGAAGATCCAAGAGGCGGTGGCGTACATTCGTTCCAAGACGAACTTCACCCCCGAGGTGGGGGTGGTGTTGGGTTCGGGGCTTGGGCCCTTGGCGGAGGAGGTGGAGAAGGTGGCGGAGATCCCTTACGGGGAAATCCCCCACTTCCCCCGCTCCACCGCCCCCGGGCACGCCGGGCGGCTTGTTCTGGGGCACCTCGAGGGCAAGCGGGTCCTGGTCTACCAAGGCCGGGTCCACTACTACGAGGGGTATAGCGCCGAGGAGGTGGTCTTCCCCGTGCGGGTGGGCTTTTTCCTCGGGGCGAAGACCTTCCTCCTCACCTCCGCCGCTGGGGGGCTGAACCCCCGCTTCCGCGCCGGGGGGATCATGCTCCACCTGGACTACATCAACTTCGCCGGGGCAAACCCCTTGAGGGGCCCCAACGACGAGCGCCTGGGCCCCCGTTTCCCCGTGATGTTTGAGGCCTACGACCCCGGGCTGGTGGACCTGGCCCGCCGGGTGGCCCGCGCGCAGGACCTCCACCTCTTTGAGGGGGTCTACGCCTGGTTCATGGGGCCGAGCTTCGCCAGCCGGGCGGAGCTTCGCATGCTCCGGGAGCTCGGGGCGGACGCCATCGGCATGTCCACCGTGCCCGAGGTCATCGCCCTAAGGCACCTGGGGGCGAGGGTGCTCGGGCTTTCCACCATCACGGACATGGCCGTGCCCGAGCGGGAGCACCACGCCACGGAGGAGGAGGTCTTGAAGGTGGCGGCGGAGACGGGGCCCGTTTTCCGCCGCTACGTGCGGGGTATCCTGGCGGCGCTCTAA
- a CDS encoding DivIVA domain-containing protein yields MDLTPLDVRYQEFPTGLRGYQKEAVRGYLARVAEVMEALVQENEALRERVRALEEEAARLKEAEGELKRAVVAAEKIARELKAQAEREAELIKKEAHAAKEQVLREAAEELKRIRAEVERVKQEKALFLAQFKGLLEGYLESLRRLEEA; encoded by the coding sequence ATGGACCTAACCCCTTTGGACGTGCGCTACCAGGAGTTCCCCACGGGGCTTCGCGGCTACCAGAAGGAGGCGGTGCGGGGCTACCTCGCCCGGGTGGCGGAGGTGATGGAGGCCCTCGTTCAGGAGAACGAGGCCCTAAGGGAGCGGGTGCGCGCCCTGGAGGAGGAGGCTGCCCGGCTCAAGGAGGCGGAAGGGGAGCTGAAGCGGGCGGTGGTGGCGGCGGAGAAGATCGCCCGCGAGCTCAAGGCCCAGGCGGAACGGGAGGCCGAGCTTATCAAGAAGGAAGCCCATGCGGCCAAGGAGCAGGTGCTGAGGGAGGCGGCGGAGGAGCTTAAGCGCATCCGGGCCGAGGTGGAGCGGGTCAAGCAGGAGAAGGCGCTTTTCCTCGCCCAGTTCAAGGGGCTTTTGGAAGGGTATCTGGAATCCTTGCGGCGCTTGGAAGAGGCTTAA